GTTTAAAGGTTATTCCAAGTCTGAAAAtgataaaatctttttaaaaaggaaaaaaaaaaaaaaaaaattgctttataTAGCATGAATTAATGGAAAATACATCCAACCAAGCATGTTTTCTCAGTAAAGCTATTTGTTTAAACCAAGTCAAGGAACTTAGAGTTGATTTCTGGTTACAGAACACTAGAATCATCtaggtcagaaaagaccttcaagtcCAACTATAAATCACATCTTCCGAAACTTTCCAGCTAGTAGAGCTTAAAATCTGAAACACTGTTATTATGCATAATTGAAGAAAGTACTCATCCCTTAATTTCTGAACTCTTAATTACAtttcattaattaatttattacatttaattaaatgagTAACAGAAGAGAATATGCCATAATATGTGACTtgaatatttttacttctatttaATGCTCTACTGTAAGTTATGTCTCCAAACCCTGTTGTCATGGTTCTGTACACAACGTAGAGAATCCAATCTTTTCCTCCACGTGCCATGAGGATAGGAATGACATTCATTTATTATGATAAATATTAACAAGAGAATCAGATGAGGAATTACTTTATATTCAGACTAGAACAGAACATCGTAAGGTACGCTAAAACAGATACTATAATGATTTTATAGCTGTCAGGCGTCTACCCTTGTCACTGCAAAACCTGATCACTGACCAATCAGATCTAAATGGAGCTTCCAGTTCTTTTTTAAGTGTAGGCATGAATGAAAATAATGGGGGGTGaaagatctgatttttttctttagctctgTCTTAGTCAGGAACAACTCCTCTCTAGTCACTGCACTTACGTTACTATGACATTAATTTactgggggatggagagcagtaaaataaaatagaagtgcATTTATAGTCTACAGTGAAGTTCCTTTGGAATGCTGGTAATGAACAGCTATTCTTTTATCCACATTTTGTTTTACCACTGCCTTGCTGTGTCCTCACAAGACCTTAACTCTCTTCTGTTCAAAGCTTCCATCCAAAGCGGAGACCTTTGAAGTTGCTGCTAAAACACATGGAGGGAAATACCTTCCTGACCCAGCGCTGTCACACGAGTGCTCTTCTCCTTCATCCCTGCTCTACATCCAGCGGAAACATCAAGAcccaaggaaaataaagatagGTGGAAATGAATGAAGAGGTAAAGTGCCTGGACTATATAACCAAAGCCTTCTTTTGTGGACTGCCATAACAGTGTGGCAACCATTGGCTTGGATACTAAAGCAGTTTGAGTAGTATCCAAATCCTTTCTTCAACCATGAGGCATCAGCAGAacacagccttctctcctcATCACCATCAGGTGATTTCCACCACTGCTCACATAAGCAGTCCTGGATATTTCCTGATATGTGTTTAACCTTCAGCAATGCTTTGGATCTCCTGAGCAACCAGTTTGCTGGCCTTTTTGGTACTCATTCCAACATTTTCATTGCAAATTTTCTTTACATGTCATCCCACATTGTTCTGTGTCATCCAGTGGCTGTGACAAGGAAAGCAAGTAAGACCTGTCTGTGCATATTCTGTTAGCACGTTAAAGTCTTCAGAACAAAGACTGTCTTTGAACTTGTCTATATGCCAccttgcatctttttttccagtgtcaCAAGAGGAGACTGAGTCCTCTTTTAATGGTAGTATGATTAATAGTAATTATTCTGTTGCTGAAGAGACTGAGCCTTTGTAGCATGAGGAACTCAACTTatttcttgtttggttttttttttaggaacaTATTTCACACAAAATGTTATTAActaagaaaggcaaaaaatattgtactgttttaaaatagaagttatttttcccactgtgtttttcttctgcttttggtgTTGTCTGTTTACATTTGAAATTGTTCTgtttatcaaagaaaaaaaaggcaaatgaaaaaaaaaattctaacatTTTAAccaaacatctgttttctgtactacatttttttaatgttcttcttCCATTAAGGTGGCTTTAATTAATACATTGAAAGCAAGCTGTATGTGAGGTGTAAAGTATGGCTTTTGTAGTAAGCCTTGTTTTTGACACCCGAAAAATGTCTcacacagatattttctttgctgctaCAAAAATAAAGTTATGAATAGTAAATTCTTACCTGCATTATGTTCATCCATAGAAAaggctttgttttccatgtaGCTCCGAGGAAGCTGTATTTCTTCCTCAAAAGCAGTTTCGCGCATCCTAGGCTGTGAAGTGTCAAAATAATTGGGAGTGTTTTCCTGCTGTGATGGAAGGATGGTACAGTGGACCTCTGGGAtagcatgaaaaataacaaacaccCAACCACTGGACACCAGTGCAATAGCAAGAGTGGGATCACTccatttgtctcttttctttagtTCAGCATTACCAAAGAGGTACATAGTCATCCAGGCTACCCaaatcagaatggaaaaaaacagcgTTATAATCAGGCATActccatttttcttccacttcttaAACTTTCCACAGagagtgaaaagagaaaaccCCATGGTAAATACCATCAGGAACATAACATAAATCAAAGCCATAGCAAAATCCATTGGTTCGTAGCTGCAAGACATCTTGTTGTCTCTGACAACTGTCAGTATTAACCACTCAGTTGCAATGATGACCTGAACAAGCATCAGGCAGATGGCCACACCAGCAAGATGCCAGCCAGATGGACTCTTCCCATGCCGAACAAGTCTGCGAAGTCTCCAAGCCTGAGCTAGCAAGCACgagaagcacaaagcaaagaTAACTCCCCACAGAAATCTTCGGGTAGAACACACCATTTCATCTTCCTGAATGATGAAAGCAAACGTCAGTCCAAACAGTCCGAGTGTCccaaacagaaagaggaagtGCATTCCCAGGGggctcttcttctctttttccttgatGAAGGGCAGCCTCACCAGCAAAATCAGCATCAGCAGTAATGTTGTCAGCACACCTGCTCCCGCAACCGCCTCCACAACGATTCCCCAGATGGCATCCAGGTCACAGAGGTACACATACTGAGGGAGGAGGTCCAGCCCGCACCCTCTCGGCGTGCTGGAGTTTTCAGAAGAGCCATAGCTGATGACGAAGAGGACGAAGAAACCAATGGCTGGGtaggttttcatttttctgtctgagaCAATAAACATTTGGGTGTTTAGCCACAGGTCACTCTGAAGGACTTGACAGCAACTGGAAGTACAGCCTGTTTCAGTAGCTCacatttactctttttttctgcgTGGGATTTTCAGCTGGATTAGCATAGCCCTACACCCCTTTGCTGCCCTCCCTCAAAGAAACTTTTGCCTGCTCTCTTAACACAGAGAGcaaactgatttatttctgtgtttgcactGATTGAAAACATTCCCAAGCACTGTCCCTGCAAATATCCTAAAACACCAGCAGAAATTGTTTACCATGTTGTTAAGTAATATATTATCTACAGTATTTTATTGTTCAGATTCAACTTCTTAAAGAATGTGTGAATTGCACTGGACTGTCAAAATTAGACCATTTCACAGACTTGCCCCTTTTACTGGAATGTAGACAGagcaaaacctttttttttctaaaggaaaatattcttttcctcctcagtCAATAGGCAGTTATAATATTAATTCCCTTCAAAGCCCAGGTATTAGGTTGCAATTGCAAATGGGAATGGTTGGCCAGAGAAACCCCCCACGCTCTGCAACAATGGAGCACACATGCAGTGTCATCAATCAACTAATCAAAAATGAATGACTCTTTGTGCTTCTTAGCAAATCTAAAGCCATTCAgatgaaacaaacaacaagaacCAGAGCATCGCTCTCCTCGGGCTGCAGAGTGAACAACTGTAAACTCTCCAGGACCACAGCAACCCCACTTGCCATCGGGACCATTGGGCTGGACAGATTCCAAGAAGTCAGGACAAATGCTTACTTTCAGGAAGAACACAGATTAGGTGGCTTTAAAAGATGTATGTAACAGCATTTGCTTTTACCAAGCAAAGCAGGGCATTGTTAAAATGTACTCTTTAAATGAGCAGTCTGCCCCACACACAGTAAACACAACACATACCAGATAGGAAACCTTTCTGTTGACTTCTGCTTGCATAGTGCCGTGGGTTTCAGGTGGGTTACACTCAGTGATGCGAGCTGTGTGCCCAGCTTAACATGCTCAGAATAAAGCCTCTGTGTGTGGGAGAAAAGCACCACGTAAGCAGGCACTAATGTCACTCACACAGCATCCTTACGACACAGAGCAAGAAGTAGAGAAGCAAATTGCACCAAGTCCTAAATGACTGCCTAATGACATTTTATAAATCAGAAGTGCGTCTAAGGGAAATATTAAAAAGTTCTCTTTAAACCATTTTCAACTCTCATTAATGGTGTTATATTGGACTTGAACAGTCCAAACTGATGCAAAAACCATTCACATGTACTGCATGGAACAGCAGAGACTATTACAGATGAGAATGATGGGTTTTCTCCTGCGTGTTCTAGTCTTTTAATGACTGAAGCTAAATCCTGAGGATCTCAACCTTTAAGCACGTTCATTCATTCTCCTTTCACTGAGTTATGAATCCATGGTAGGTCTCTGTCTTGAGAGAATGACAGAAATTACTCTGTTTCCTATCAGAGGCACCAAGACTACAAACAGGCTAATATAAATGCATAATGGCTTCATGCTCTTCATTcacacaacagaaaaaggaGCTTACTACAAAACTTCATCTCTGCAGTGGGAGCTATGATACATAACGTGATCCGGGCTGgacaaatgagaagaaagcagtgactgagctgcctgctcacagGAGCAAAAGTGTCCTCGCACTGCTGGAAAGGCTGACATGTTCTAATGATGGGATGACATGTCGATGGTGAAtaatggggttttttttctacttagcTTTAGTTTTCTTTATGGCGAATCAGAAGAAAACTTACTTCTTTGTGTCTGATCTGTGTTTTCCAATGACTGTCACAACACGTTAAAAAGCACTGACTTTACCATGAGAAAATCAATCATCAGTGAAACGGATtcatttttctactgaaaatggTCATGCTCAATAAATCTTTGCCCTGCGAATTCATAATTAACTAGAAGGAAACATTCCAAAGGTGATTTTGCAATTCCTTCTGTGCACAGGCAGTTCTTCCTTCAACTGCTGCATTCACTTGTTAGAACATCCAGAATCTCCTGAGAAGTGCAGAATGGTCAGTGCCTGCTGATGCACAGAGGAAATCCACGGGGATCCATGAGGGCACTCCTGAAAACCACTGGTACCAATCTCAAGAAGCAGGAGCTCACATGGAAAATTATTCAAAACTCCTCCTAAAATAATGTAGCCCCAACTGGAAGCAACAAATAGCCCTTTAAATGAGAATCACATTTGTTTTCCACTATCCTCTCACATACATATGATGACATACATGCACTACATTGATTTTAATACTGGCTTTGTTTATCCACTGCTCTCCAATGAGCTGGGGGGTAATGAATTAAGAGCAAGTATTGCCAGTTCTaagatattttccagttttctggTTACTTTATTCATGTCATGTAACCCTCATGTGATGAAGCTATT
This window of the Lagopus muta isolate bLagMut1 chromosome 15, bLagMut1 primary, whole genome shotgun sequence genome carries:
- the GPRC5B gene encoding G-protein coupled receptor family C group 5 member B isoform X1 → MFIVSDRKMKTYPAIGFFVLFVISYGSSENSSTPRGCGLDLLPQYVYLCDLDAIWGIVVEAVAGAGVLTTLLLMLILLVRLPFIKEKEKKSPLGMHFLFLFGTLGLFGLTFAFIIQEDEMVCSTRRFLWGVIFALCFSCLLAQAWRLRRLVRHGKSPSGWHLAGVAICLMLVQVIIATEWLILTVVRDNKMSCSYEPMDFAMALIYVMFLMVFTMGFSLFTLCGKFKKWKKNGVCLIITLFFSILIWVAWMTMYLFGNAELKKRDKWSDPTLAIALVSSGWVFVIFHAIPEVHCTILPSQQENTPNYFDTSQPRMRETAFEEEIQLPRSYMENKAFSMDEHNAALRTAGFRNGSLGSRPSAPFRSNVYQPTEMAVVLNGGTIPTAPPSYTGRHLW
- the GPRC5B gene encoding G-protein coupled receptor family C group 5 member B isoform X2; amino-acid sequence: MKTYPAIGFFVLFVISYGSSENSSTPRGCGLDLLPQYVYLCDLDAIWGIVVEAVAGAGVLTTLLLMLILLVRLPFIKEKEKKSPLGMHFLFLFGTLGLFGLTFAFIIQEDEMVCSTRRFLWGVIFALCFSCLLAQAWRLRRLVRHGKSPSGWHLAGVAICLMLVQVIIATEWLILTVVRDNKMSCSYEPMDFAMALIYVMFLMVFTMGFSLFTLCGKFKKWKKNGVCLIITLFFSILIWVAWMTMYLFGNAELKKRDKWSDPTLAIALVSSGWVFVIFHAIPEVHCTILPSQQENTPNYFDTSQPRMRETAFEEEIQLPRSYMENKAFSMDEHNAALRTAGFRNGSLGSRPSAPFRSNVYQPTEMAVVLNGGTIPTAPPSYTGRHLW